The Halobacillus amylolyticus nucleotide sequence GGTCCCTTAGGGTAAAGAAATTCCTTTATAGTTCTAACATAATAATCTGGTGAATTCTGTTTCTTTTTATATTTGGGTTCTGCTTTAACAATTGACGAACAAATTCAGTTTTATTTATTGGAGAGATGGTAGTGGTCTTAAATCTCCTACCTTATCCATGGACAAGGCGGGGTCAGCAAATGGGTTTTTTGTCGGTCTAATACTACCATAGTTAATGTCTTTATTATATTTTAACATAAATATCCAATTTACCTACTATTTCTGAATATAGTCCGTTTGGGGAACATCTTGATTGTCACTTAACACCATGAGCTAATACATCAAAAAAGGACCTGTGCTTCTAGTCACAGGCCCTTCTAAAGGAGAGAGGTTAAATTTATATTTTTTACTGGGAGGAAAGTTCGAGTGAAACTTTCATTGGTTCACCATTTCGATAAACTGTGAGTTCTACTTGTTCGCCAGCTTTCGCTTCTGTATATAAATAATGGCGTAGACTCATGAGCGATGTTACTTTCTTGTCGTCAATTTTTGTAATCACATCATACTTTTGTAGATTAGCATCGGCAGCAGGTGTTCCTTGTGCCACTCCGGCAACGATAACGCCTTGTTTAACGGCGCTAGGCAGGTTTAATTTCCTTTCAAGAATAGATCCTGGAACTTGGCTAACATCTTGTAAGGATACACCCATATAAGGTCGTTCTACGCTTCCATGGTTTTCTAGATCTTTAATTACTGGCTTAGCTACATCCATAGGAATCGCGAACCCGATACCTTCCACTTTTTCTTTGGCAATTTTCATAGAATTAATCCCTATGACTTCACCTTGAAGGTTAACCAGTGCTCCGCCGCTATTTCCTGGGTTAATAGCAGCATCTGTCTGAATCACTTCGGTTTGCCAGTCTGGCTGGCGGTCTCCGTTTATATCAACAGGGATATTACGGTTAAGACCACTGACAATTCCCTTGGTGACTGATCCAGCGAACTCCATGCCCAGTGGGTTGCCGATGGCTATGGCAGTTTGGCCAACCTCTACGTCTTCAGCTGACCCTAGCTCAGCAACTTCTTCGACATGTTCGCTATCTATTTGTAAAACGGCTAGATCTGTTAATGGGTCACTGCCTTTCAATTCGGCTTCCACTTTCGTACCATCACTTAAAATCACTTCAAGTTGTGAAGCATTTTCAACAACGTGGTGGTTTGTCACGATGTAAGCTTGATTACCGTCTTTTTTATAAATGACCCCAGATCCTGTGCCGGCTTTTTGTAACCCACGTGGACCTTCCTTAATGTTACTGACACCTACTACAGTCTGTGCCGTTTCATTTACAGCTTGTGTGACAGCCTCTTGAGTTTCACCAAGTTTTAACTCGTCGGCCTGGGCGGTCGGTTTACTCGTATTGAAATTGATCGAGATCCCCTTCCATTGAAATACAGTTGTTATAAAAAACACAGCTATAATAGCTCCTAATACCCCATAAGCTAAACCGGAACGTTTGTAATGCTTTCTGGACTGTTTGTTCTCCTCGTCTAACATATGATCAATGACCCCTTTCTCAAATCAAAAAATGATCAAGTGGATGACTGACTGCTTCTCTCTGTACAATTTTTATTCTACTCATGAGTTATGGCATGACTTTGGAGGAAATGTGGAAAAAGTGTGTAAAACGAGTTTCTTTTTTAAAAGTATGCGAAAATGTAAAAAAGCCTTGATCGTAAGGAGGAAATTATATGGACCAAACGATTGGTTTAGTCGAAGATGACGCGAATATTAGTGACATCGTAATAGGTTATTTAAGTAAGGAAGGATATAAAGTAAACGCTATGGAAACGGCGGAAGCAGCCTGGGAATTATTTGAGCAGGATCCTCCAGATTTATGGGTGCTTGACCTCATGCTTCCAGGTATGGATGGGTATGAATTTTGTAAGAAGGTTCGGCAAACGTCTGAAGTACCTATCGTGATCATTTCAGCAAAAGACGAGGAGCTTGACAAGATTTTAGGCCTTGAACTAGGGGGCGATGATTATTTAACAAAACCTTTCAGTCCGAGGGAACTTGTGGCTCGTGTGAAACGCCATTTAAAACGGTGGGAGGTTATGAAACCTGAAAATACACCCCCGTCTGATCATATAAAAGCAGGCAGACTTACTTTAAATATTGCAGAGAGAAGTGCCTACTTTCGGGAACGAGAAGTTGAGGTGACGACAAAGGAGTTCGAACTGTTAAGGATACTGGCTGAGCAAGACAATCGTGCCTTTAGCAGGGAGGAATTGCTCGTTCAAGTTTGGGGCGATGATTACTTTGGCAGTGACCGAGCTGTAGATGATTTAGTGAAGAGGCTGCGCAAGAAAATGCATGACCTGCCGCTTGAAACCGTTTGGGGACATGGCTACAGGCTGCGGGTGAACCGAGGGAAATCATGAGGCTCCTTTACCAGTTGAATGCCGCATTTACAGCCCTTATTATTGTCGTCATGTCGATTACCGCTTTCTTTATTTATTCATTACTGATGGACACACTTATTTTAGATGAGCAGCGTCAATTGAAACAGCGTGCTGGGTGGCTTGT carries:
- a CDS encoding S1C family serine protease yields the protein MLDEENKQSRKHYKRSGLAYGVLGAIIAVFFITTVFQWKGISINFNTSKPTAQADELKLGETQEAVTQAVNETAQTVVGVSNIKEGPRGLQKAGTGSGVIYKKDGNQAYIVTNHHVVENASQLEVILSDGTKVEAELKGSDPLTDLAVLQIDSEHVEEVAELGSAEDVEVGQTAIAIGNPLGMEFAGSVTKGIVSGLNRNIPVDINGDRQPDWQTEVIQTDAAINPGNSGGALVNLQGEVIGINSMKIAKEKVEGIGFAIPMDVAKPVIKDLENHGSVERPYMGVSLQDVSQVPGSILERKLNLPSAVKQGVIVAGVAQGTPAADANLQKYDVITKIDDKKVTSLMSLRHYLYTEAKAGEQVELTVYRNGEPMKVSLELSSQ
- a CDS encoding response regulator transcription factor, translated to MDQTIGLVEDDANISDIVIGYLSKEGYKVNAMETAEAAWELFEQDPPDLWVLDLMLPGMDGYEFCKKVRQTSEVPIVIISAKDEELDKILGLELGGDDYLTKPFSPRELVARVKRHLKRWEVMKPENTPPSDHIKAGRLTLNIAERSAYFREREVEVTTKEFELLRILAEQDNRAFSREELLVQVWGDDYFGSDRAVDDLVKRLRKKMHDLPLETVWGHGYRLRVNRGKS